GATTAATCAGaattctaatgagattaggagcagCGGATGGGAGGAGATGAGGTGGCACGATGGGATTTTAGTGGATGAAAGATTGGCGCAAGGAAATATTGGCGTGAGCTTTGTGGATAAGGATGAGAAGTTAAAAAGGAGTTAACGTAGCTAATCCTAAAAAGGCGTGAATATAGATGAGCGTGAAATATGGGAGGATAAATATAGAGTCGTTTGAGAGAATCTCTCCCTCAAACAATCCAACGGATGAGAGAAGGGAAGATGGCATCTCACCTCTCTTCCTTCATCCCCCTTGGCGTCACaccaaaggaagaaaaggattcTCTCCTTTCCATGGAAGAAAACTCAAGCTTGAAAACAAATTCTAATTCTGATTTCATTCTTTATCTTTCCTTATATAGAAAGAGGTTGGCAAATATAGGAAGTTAAaaccagaatttttttttggactcCTAACCACAAGGACtctttctaaaatttaaatcctCTAAATAACTTACTAACTAAAGCTTATCCAATCCTTGGAACCACCTCTTGGCATGTGAAATAGGTTTCTTATACGCCTCCTATAGATGCTCTTCACCTATGCCTAAGTctccttttgtttgaatggGTCAACCATCCAAACTCCTACCACAATTAGACTTCCACTTGGCGTATTGAGATAGAGTCCAAGGGAGCTAGGACTCTTCATGCCGCCATGGTTTAGAATCCTAATCAAAGTGGACTCTTCTCATCTTGACACATGGGCTAATCATACAACTCCTAAAGCTAATCATGACCCTCCAACGCCTTGGTCTCAACTAAATTAGGCGTTGGAACAATTAAACCCAATGTAGATTAAACCACTTATtacatggacttaatctcacaCATATAGACTCAATTCTCTcacacatggactcaatcctctcGCACAAGGACTCATTTCTCTcacacatggactcaatcaaaTAACTCCTAAATTAAATCAAGACTCTTCAACGCCTTGGATTCAATTAAATTAGGCGTTGGGATAACTAAACCCAATGTGACTTGATGCTGAAAATCTTGGACCCACCGTGATTTGTTGCCGGAAGTTTTTGGACCCAATGTGATTTGTTGCTCACCCAAGGAAGGAACTCAATCACCCCACGCGCCTCCAGTTTGGGCTCATACTCCTGCATCAATAACCTTATAACCTAGAGATCAAATTTaagactaataaaaaaaatatttggactATTATTGAATTTTTGTTTGTATCTCCATCTCCCAACCTAATATATAAAAAGGTGAGAGGAAACTCAAGCTtactcaaaaatttaaaaacaattaaaaaaatcataaaaaatatctaaaatatccataattttttaaataaaaatgatCTAGATACGTTAAAGTTATATAAATATGTTAaagatatttaaatatattaaaaatcctcatgtttaaaaaaaaggaaacatacGCAGGGAAAAagtttaaaataaatttcatgaaattttttaattatttattgaaaaattaaatttattttatattataaaaatataaaatatatgaatttagagttaCTTTGTAAAGTGGATAACTAAGAAGTAAGATCAAATCCCTATCTCTAAATATACATTAAATGGGTAGGAGAGGGAAAATTCAACCTCTCttcgaaattcaaaaaaaaaataaaaaaatcttagAAAACCGTGCACTGGCGGATAATATTCTAGTATCCATTGTTATAATATTTTGTGTTGCACTTTTGTTATTTACTGACATGCTTTCATTGGCCAGATATGGCATATGGCACTAGATTTGCTTTCCCTTCTCACAGGGAGCAAATCCACAAAAAACATTATTATACTAATGATGTTTTAAATTGTATCATTTAGGACAAAATATTGATGAATGGCCCTGATTTGCCGCACCGAGAACTGCCCACTGAGGAGCAAAACGTActggggttgtatctttcgcgcgaaagaaggATTCTCCTTGCTTCGCGCGAATCCACCGTCGGATCGCGCAATAAGAGAAATCGGAATGCTTTGCAATCTCTGCAAGGAGGTATCCAACGGTCGGCGTCGCGAAAGAGGATCGATCactctttcgcgcgaaagatacaAGCCGAACCCGGAGCAAAACAGCCTTCAGCCCTCCCACTATATAATGTTTGTGGtgtgggagggggagggggaagaGCTGCAGTAAGTAAGGCCAGAAGATATGACGAGATTGAATCCTTGAGATTGCATAATTTTGTACACCGGCCTTGGCTTTTCCCTTCTCGCACCTCCCTCTCTTCAATCCCACCCATTTCTCTCCATTTCCTCCACCCTCCGTACTTCATCCTATCCCCAATTAAACGAAAAAACTGCCGAAATCTATGGTAGTCCCCTCGGTCGCCACGCCGGAGGCCAGACCGGACACACCGGAACCGCGGCTGATGAGCAGCTCAGCCCAGCAGACGCCGCCGCCGTTGGTGTTCGACGCGGCTATCCTCAGCCAGCGCCCTGACATTCCGGTCCAATTCGTCTGGCCGGAGGAGGATAAGCCCACCCCGGACGCCGCCGAGGAGCTCACCGTCCCTCTGATCGACCTTGGCGGCTTCCTTTCTGGCGACCCCGCCGCCACCGCCGAGGTCTCCAGACGCGTCGGGGAGGCGTGCGAGCGGCACGGGTTCTTCCAGGTCGTCAACCACGGCATCCCCTCGGCGCTCCTCTCTGAGGTCCATAGCTGCGTCGAGGCCTTCTTCTCGATGCCTCTCTCCGAGAAGCAGAGAGCCCAGAGGAAGCCCGGCGAGAGCTGCGGCTACGCGAGCAGCTTTACCGGGAGGTTCGCCAATCGGCTCCCGTGGAAGGAGACCCTTTCTTTTCGcttctccccctctcctctctccccAAATATCGTCCAGGACTACTTCGTCCACACTCTCGGCGAAGATTTCCGGCACTTCGGgtaggaataaaaaaaaaaggctgacATGAACACAAGCAATGTTCTCTCTCTCATTAGTGACTgtgctttgttttttttgggttttgCAGCACAATCTACCAAAACTACTGCGAGGCGATGAGTAGGCTGTCATTGGAGATAATGGAGGTTCTTGGGATGAGCCTTGGGGTGGGGCGGGCACATTTTCGGGAGTTTTTCCAAGGGAATGATTCGATCATGAGGCTGAACTACTACCCACGGTGCCAGAAGCCCGAGCTGGTCCTCGGCACCGGCCCCCATTGCGATCCCACCTCCCTGACCATCCTTCACCAGGACGACGTCGGCGGCCTCCAGGTGTTCACCGATGGCAAGTGGCGCACCATCAGCCCCAAACTCAATGCCTTCGTCGTCAACATCGGCGACACCTTCATGGTATGCACCGTACGCATAATCCACTCTGCTCATGCGAAATGTGTCATCGAGTTTTTTTGCGACGAGAAGTGAAGGCATTAAAACCGCTATCGGATTTGCAGGCGTTGTCGAATGGGCGGTACAAGAGCTGCCTGCACCGGGCGGTGGTGAACAGCAAGGTGGCGAGGAAGTCTTTGGCCTTCTTTCTGTGCCCGGAGATGAACAAGATAGTGCGGCCGCCGGAGGGCTTGGTGAACGCCGGGCACCCGAGGGCCTACCCGGACTTCACGTGGTCGACGTTGCTCGAGTTCACCCAGAAGCACTACAGGGCCGACATGAAGACGCTCGATGCCTTCACCAAGTGGATCCTCCAGGCCGAGGGGACTGCGCCGCAGTGAAGGCATAGCCGGGGATGTTCCTTATTTTGTTCATTTTTGTTAGCTGGTGAAATCTTTTCGATCCAACTATCTAGcttgggggagggagggagggaggaagataTGATGTGAAGAAAAATAACGAGACTAGGAAATAAAACAGAAGCAAGCGGAGGAGCAGAGAAACCTGTTACCCTTTTTCACTGGAGCAGCCACTGTTAATACCACCTGTGAAAACCATAGCTCATAAAGGCCAAAGCATCTCTTATTGTCGCTCtctacttttttttctcttctttttgtttcctttttttttttttttttcattttcgagctacaaaatggagaaagggaGTTAGGAGCATCCAATTTGGCTTATGATATATAGGAGCAGCAGGCAAAAGAACAAGCTTCGATGGCATATGTTTTTATGGGAACGGGAGATAGTGATAATGATGCAGGGACGGCATACCAAACAGGCGATCGGATCGATATCCTCTCAGCACTGGCTTGTCCCCGTTCGCAACTAGTTTTTCCATCTCTTTTGTCCCCAGCGCCTTGCCGCTAGGACCTCCTTTTTGTAGTTAGTCCGGTGGAAAGGAGGAGGGTGATTCTTCTTTTAAACTCTTGTTTTGGATTTTACCTTCCTCACTCTAACTCTTCTCTGTACTGCACTAGAAAGTGTATAACTACAAGACACAAGCATTAACAGTAGAGAGAAAgtgaggggggagagagaggtagAGGGAGGTGGGAGGGAATAATTGGCTATTTGTCCTAATGTCTGTCCTCAAATGAGGCAACATTCTTCGAAAGGTGTAAATATAAAGAAGGCATGGAGGTGGAGGATGGGGCCCGGGGAGTAGAAGGAGCTCACAAACGATACCCTGTGTTATATTAGCCCTTCTACTCTCTCCTGGCTCCTGGCAGCCGCCAAGGCTAAGGACAAGGGCTGCCTCCTGGCTCTCCCGTCCAAAGCGCCCAGCGTCACGTGGCCGCGTTTGTTTCCAtcccctcctccgtccgccgtGCACGAGGAATAGAGCGGCAGGCGACAACACGGTCCTGTTCCTGTTCTCCTCCCACCCCGGGCCATCCCACCAAGCTCAAACCCAAGTGTAGCCATATTCACCATTTGGCTTGGCTTGTTCCCTATATCCGGATACAAGACCACCACCATCCTAGCTCAAGTCCGAAACCAAATGGCTCGTTAACTGAATAGATTTCTAGCTATCGTCGACTATCTTCTCATGATGTCATGTATTAATTTGAATGCCTGGAAAAAGGATATTGGAGGATCACTCTTGAGCTGCAATAGTGACTCAagaagatgataatgatgacTCGCATTCAATCAACTACGTGTCATGTTCTTTAAATTTATTCCTTCAGCCTCAGAAATATAGCAGATACGTTGAGCAAGTGATCAACTTCATGCAGAACATACGTCTAGATGTTAAAATAAGAATGGGATTAGTGATGTTATGGTTGAAATTTGGCCTCAGGGCGACTACGCCAGAGGAGTCGGAGGAGCCGCCAGTCGGGACGGAGAAAGAGCGTCAACTCGTGCGCACCGGTGTACCTGCACGAAGCCTCACCGGTGGATTtcggtgatggccctccgatgATTAAGTTAGAGTGGATCCTAATTGGTCCAAAAGTCCCTAGGCATTACCTGatgtgggctatttatagttccTGCAAATATGTCCAGATAATGGAGGTATGATCCGTCCTCATCATGAGAGGAGATGATGTTGGGCCAGGTGGCATGTAACCAGGACTTGGTTGAGGCACACGGTGCACGTTGTTCTTGTGAACGGCGTGGCGTTAACTaaggtggcagggtatggcccttGGCAACAAGGTATGGCCTCTAGTCGACATGTTATGGAGTGGCCAGCAAGTAAAGCATAGCACGGTGAGGTTGTAATGTACGGCCACGTATGCGGGCGTAGGGACGCGCGTAAGTGCGCACGTGGATGCGGCTGTGGGCGAGGTCGGGCTCGCTTGGAGGTCGCAACATTTATTCGCTTGATAAGCACTAAGGTCGGGCTGACATGGAGGCCACAACATATGTTCAATGAGATCGTCTCGGCGGACTATGAGGTCGGCCCAGTCTCCTCGGTTCTTAGTTGACTCTGCAGGACgctcccactcagatcggggcgccGTTACCTGCGGCCGATTAGTATATTTAGCGAGGTCGGCTCGGCGGACTATAAGGTCGGCCTAGCCTCCTCGGTTCTGAAGTTAGCTCGgtagggcgccccgagcttgggcCAGGGCGTCATTGTGGATACTTGCGGTCGACGGGCCTCCTTGGCTCTTAGTCAATCCTACAGGGCGCCCCGAGCCCGGCTCGAGGGGCGTTATTATAGATACCTGTGGTCGAtggggcctcttcggctcttggtcGATTCTGCAGAGCGCCCCGAGCCCGGCTCGAGGGGCATCATTGTAGATACATGCGGTCGAtggggcctcttcggctcttggttgatcctgcagggcgccccgagccCCGCTCGAGGGGCGTCTTTGTAGATATCTGCGGTCGACGGGACTCTTTGGCTCTTGGTCGATCCTGCAGGGCGCCCCAAGCCCGACTGGAGGAGCGTCATTGTAGATACCTGAAGTCGAcggggcctcttcggctcttggtcAATCCTGCAGGGCGCTCTAAGCCCGGCTCGAGGGGCATCATTGTAGATACTTGCAGTCGACGGGGCTCTTCGGCTCTTGGTCGATCCTGCAGGGCACCCAAAGCTCAGACCCGAGACGTCATTACTTGCTCGAGGGTTGTTCGGCTCTAGGGTCTGCTCGGTAGGAATTGAGTGGTTCCACGCTAGAGCAGGacaatccattttgcctcccatctAGTGATGTTGGATTGTTGGAGTATAGGGCTTACAAACCAACATTTATTTGATTCTAGACACTTTCTATCGGAgtatgattctttttttttcccaacaCCAAGTTCCCTCATCAGGATATGGGCGTCCATGGTATCTGCAAATCAGGGCTCACTACacacacgcacgcacgcacgcacgcacgcacgcacgcagAAGGTGCTCCAACAATAATGGAATTCCTATTCATTGATGGCATGGAACCAAAACTGCCATCACAGGTCATAAGTAATCTAGGCCTCGACGATGCATGGAAGCTTAGACCTCATACTTGGATTGATTTCTTTCTTCAAAGATGTATGTCTACTTCTTTTCATTTCCTGACATTAGGGAAACTTTTTTTAGAGCTAATGCTGAAGTTCCTTTATCTGTATTATTGATTTTTACTTTTCTTCCCACGAACCTGCAGCTACTTGACGTCTTACTTTGAGGTCTTAAGCAGTTGAAGGCAACGCCACATCTTCAGGAAGGTACCCCAGGCAGCAGGCGAACGGTTGAATGTAATCGGAATCTAGAAGCTGTCAAGTCTCTTACTTATAAAGAAATATTCTAGGTTCTGATTCATCATCTAAGGAAAAAACAACaaattaaattattaataataacACGAGCTCTGGTCCAAGACACGCACAataaaacccaaaaaaaaactataattGTTGTGGGAATCCTCAAACAagaaagatttaattttttttatattttataaccaGGATGGTAGCATAGTTGGAACGGAACTTTGCTTCCACCGGCGCAGTTCAAGTTCGAAACACACAGGCGTCGATTAAATATTAGGGACCATATGCCTTCTGTCTGGACACGCTCGGTGGAAACGCTATCTGGTCCAGTTGGCACCGAGGTGgtgctggggtgacgtactcacacgtggagtGACCCATGGGTCGGGAAGAGTATAAGCAAAATTTCTACCTGCATCGAACATTTCTTGATAGAAGGGGGCTCAATGGGAGCTGCTATGCGGGTGAGGGTTCCtctccccctcctttttctaagtaaaataaataaataaataagcagTAAATCACATGCGGAAATTCTATCTTGTCACAAAACCTTAATTAATTCGCCCAAATTTAGTTATATAGGCTTTAGTTGTAAAACCTAATCTAATAAGCCTAAACCCTAGGGATAAAATCCCAGGCTTCTGATAATTAAGCCTTATATCTGCCAACTGGTCTTTAGGCAATATTTGGTTATGGAATAACATAGACACGTAAAAGCTTGTTAAGCACCATATGCTTGTCAAGTTGTCTTAAACAGGTTTAAGCAAGGAATAGTTATGTAAGCCAAACTTGGTTATTATAAGTATATCCCGTGGAAGAGCTCTCATAAGTCAATCCTGCCACAAAGCTCTCATCTATATGCTTAGTATTTACTTGATTTTTATGAACAAAAAAATCCCTAATCTTAAGCTGTTCTAGAATTGTAgccaaataaaaattagaataacTCTTGGTATAACTATATATACCCATAAACATAAGTAGATTTGCTATTCTCAAACCAAACATAAAGAAAATTTCTTTCCTAGACATCTTAGAATGATTTATTCTCTTATCAACCCAATGTCCGTGATCCTAAAGTTTCATGAATTCTGACatgaatttaatttattttctatttagaGTGTTATTATGATAGTGAGAAAAATATAATAGTTGTATCTTTATATTCTTCTGAACGATTTATCTTCCccatttttttagaatttcagGAAGCAACCCTCATATTGTATAAGCCTAGATTGAACTGCCTCCTTTTTcagttaaaatatataaaaattttggGTCTATAACCCATAATAGAGGAGGGAATCCATTGCACTTGATATGAATTTTGTATTAAAATGTTATTATGAACAagataaagaataaaaaaaaaatccatctttTTTAAATCCTTTAGAATAGGTTGTTTTCTTAGATTTTAGAATCCATAAATTACCCTTGGTGTTATACATATAAGATCTCTTAATAATGATTTCCTAAAGTAAAggtattaaataattttaatagcTTCATATATTAACTTGCCATAGATTTGAGATTTCATGCAATGCAAAAATGTTGGACAATTTCGTTAAACAAGCGAGAGTTAAATGAGAAAAATTACATAACCTAAGCAAGAAAGTAAATATGACCCGGGTACATCCAAATCTTGCAAGATTCTTGCATTAGACTCCATATTTGTGCTTTCTCACAATTAAATTAGGTTTATGTAGGAGATGAAGTGAAGAAAAGTAGCTAAAATTTTCCTTACTCCCATTTTATATATAAGCAAATTTCACTATTTTTCACGATATTGGTGTGCCCAAATGACTAGCTTTAGGCAAAATTTGTCAATAAGGTACGTTGAGTCTTCTCGaaatcaaaattgatcttgctagctaaattttgattgaatTTATATTGATCTTTTGATTATTTAACTCCAACGTACTTAACTAAATGAAtagttttttttccaaaaaagtaaATGAATGACTTTTAGTTTCAATTTTCAGTTTATTAAAATTTTCGTAGAGAACAATAAATCTTcatatttataataattttgCCACTCAATTATATGTCATACGAAGGTTCGTGCGACCTGCTAGATTTGTTGCTATAAAAAGGTAGGATGGAGCCAAAATTGGCAAAATTATGGAtttgatgaatattttgtgtgcGTGTAGCATAGCAGGTGCATAAAGCATTTTCCATCGTAAAATCTTCTGCGGTCAAAATTCTACTTTTTTTCCCAATAATTCTTCCATTTTTTTATCGTGGATATAGGGAACCCCATTGTTGAGAAATTGGAACTTTTCTCTTTAGGAAAGAAATTCATGCTTTCTTCACgatatttgaattttgattttcagtaattttgaaattataatgtgaggatccatgcatGCTTGCGTTTGTTATAGTTCAATTATCGATTATTCGTCTAAGAACTTTTAAATATTTGCATAAAAtgaaacaatttaaataatattttttgggctagaatttttttttttttagatgggGTCTTGTGCCTATGTGCCAATGCAAAAGCTACGATGCAAGACACGTTTACTTGTCATCAGCTGACGATGGAGTTAGACCCggtcacagagagagagagagagagagagagagagagagtccacAAGGCTTGTCCATTCCTCGCCGGTAGTTCCCACCCTATCAAGCTCGGACCGTACCCCGCCTCATCGAGTAGTTGGGTCGGCTGTCacagggaagggggagggggcaGTGGCGAGCAAAGCTAGATCCCAAGGGATTTCTCGGTCGAAAGAGCGCGGGGGAGGGCCGCCAAAAGACGCGCGTGGGCTTCACCGTCCAAAAGATACGACAAGGAGGTGGGGATCGAATCGGACGAGGGCCGCGGAGCGTCGCATTCGCGAGGAAGGACAGGATAAAAGACCGGTGGCCCATCGAGGTGGCGAGAGGGCGATGGAACTACCGTAATCTAGAGAGCTAaaaaattgagagagagagagagagagagagagagaagcttaGGCAAGTAAGtcctctttatttatttatttatttatttatttatttatttattattatatttttttttttgctaaaagcaGACGCTTCATACAGTACGTatatgaatacacccaataagatcaaaatacaataACTCACGGAGTGCCAATGGCAACTCCCCCTCCCCCGACCAGAGGGCATATCCCGAGTGGTGGGCCACGTAGGCATCCACCCAATTggctgccccattggcctctctaaatatatgcttggcctggatggccaTCCCATCTTTCATCATCACCACGATATCGCGGATCAAGAGAATGTCTGTGCCCTCACCCCTCAACCTTCTCTGAATCTACCCGATGACAgaggccgagtcaccctccaacaTAATCAAGCTGGCCCGCAATATTATTCGTGCATGACGAAGATCTGCCCAGACTGTATGCAGCTCTGCTCCGAAAACCGATGTATCAAATAAGTGAGAGCCTGCGTATGAAGTCCCCTTTATATTTTTACTCCTACAGTTTTGTCGTTGGTGTTGGGTGGTGGGGCGGGGGGGGCAGGCCGTGTGGAtgcaccccaccccaccccaccccaccccattCTTTTCGAAGGAAATGAAGTGGTAATGCCATCAGAGTTCATGAGATGAAGTCTTCCGTACCGAAGATGGCAGCTGAAGGCTGGAGCGAGGGACAACAACTAGTGTAGGATGGTTGTACTTGAAAAGAGAGCTAGGATCGGTTGTGGGGTGCCCAACTCGGGGACTCTTCTCGCTTTAGGTGAACTGACCGCTTTCAGAACCCCGTGCGCAGGGTCCAGACCGAGGCAAAGTTCCACCACTTGCTGCTTCCCTTCGATCTTCTTGGATTCCAGCCATTGCACGATCCCAACGGTGGATgccgaaaaagaaaggaaatcagCTGATTACTCTGAAGGATGACTTGACCACGATGATCAGTTTAGATCATAAAAGTCTCAAAAGTGGGAGCTCGAACCACTCTTTGCTTATCTGGATGATAATAAGGGATGGTGGAACTTTTCAAACTAATAGTTTTTTAGAGAAGCCAACGGAACTGCAGATTGATTGGCCACTTATGTGTTTAATCATCCTAAAATCATCTTGTGGGCCGGAGAGGGGGAGTTGCCTCAGGCACTCCGTAATCTTTTGTTTCTTGATTTTATTGAATGTATCCGTACATGTATTGTATGAGAAACCtgccaaagcaaaaaaaaaaaaagacgaatCATTCTTAGATGCacagaagaaacaaaaaaattcGATATCTgtcaaaatatttataaaaaaataaaagagagtaaaaaaataattttatttctgtGTTCCATCATGTTCGGTATATTTTAAGGGATATATACTCATATATAAGattatactaataaaaaaataatactaattaatacaacatcatgctaataaaataaataatactgactgataaaaaaagataatatgGGCTAATATATGTTGTTACGTGATAtctaaaattattctaatagTGTGTTTGGTTAATAATATTTTTGGCTCAAGTGTTGCAACCTCAGACAGTTgaatgaaataataaaaaaaattaatagatatgaaaatggcaCGATACATGATTCATCCAAAATTCAAACTGTATGCATTGGGGGAGAGAAAGGTCTACTATAATTAATAGAGTGTGGGCCCTTTCGCAAAAGTTCATCTAGAGAAAACAATTCGAAAAACATACAATAAAGGTAAATTGAAGAAGAGATTACACTTAGATATGGAGATCGGgataaaacttctaaaaatttttttttttcgtcattcgctcttctcctctttccttcATATTTTCTCGCACCCCACCAAAAGTGCCGTCAGGAGCTTGTTTGGCATCCTTTTAGCCACAAGATCACTTCTTTTATAACAATAAAGAAGCAAGGAACGCCTAAACCTTTGACGAACGCAATATATCATCGAGACTTGTGGTAGAGAGTACCCGTGTGCAGGCAGCGAAGATTAGTCACATCATACCTGTCGGAGGGACCTTGATAGCTTGGGACATCTGGAGTTTCCATTCTGTTTCGGTAGCATCTCGTACGATGTTTTTTCATCCGGAAGTTCCTCATCCCTGAGTTtcttcaaggtcaacttcgatggatcTGTCTTGGACAGAGGTACGAGGGACGACGCGAGTTTCATTATTCAGAACCCATCTGCCAAAGTCGTGGCTGTAGGGGCAGTCAACTCTTTGGCATATCGCTTCCGAGGTGTGGAGCTGAGGGCTGCTTGGGCGGCCTTCATTATGCCTGGTGTGTTTTACAGGAGCTAAACTTGCGTTTAGGTGAGGTCCAAGTGCCAACTCCCCTAACCAGACTTGGCCTCTTGCTATCCTAGTGGCAACAGGAGCTAGCCACTTTTCTAACATTCTTCGTCTGGCTTTTATTGCCTAGATAATATAAAGATCCAGTGGCGTCGAAGAAATATTGAATAAGACTgattttttcaccaaaaaaaaaagaccgaTTCATCAACTTGCCTGCTAGATGAAGATTGACTATTACCATCTTATCCAACTTAGAAAACTTTTCACCGGTTATAGTGGCAGATTTCTGCATTGTCCCATCAAATATCATATCGCACCCATCCTTCACCAGCATGGCCTATAACTTTGGCCTTCAAAGTGCCAAGTTGTTTCCTTTTCAAGTCATGAAATctttacttgttatcacaaacaATCTATTGTTTTCCATACGTTAACTTCAGACTCTTATGCTAATTACTATAGCTCCAAGAATAAttgaataaataattaaaacatcatagaaaattaaactagcaAGGTACACCAAGATTTAATATAGTTTACCTAACCTGCAGTCTATATACGTCCATGGAGAAAGTAAGAGATCCACCATAATAAAGTACATGACCTTTTAGAAGAGTTCATCAAGAGAAattaagccaaaaaaaaaatacaagaaaataGTGTTTCAAGAAATCTAGCATAGAAGAAGTATGTTATCGATCGAAAGGCCACCGATATATCAAGATAAAActtcaaaaaaatagtttttttttttttttaataaaaacgacaattcatatagctctaatctgaatacatcctgccaaatcaaaaaaaaaaaagtaaagaatACAGTGAAGACGGGAGTTCTACGGAAGGCGTACATAAGAACTCCCCAGAATGTCGTGCAacataggaggcgacccaatctgcAGCCCTATTCGCCTTCCGATAAATATGTGCTATTCGAAGCTCACCCAGTTCCAAAGCCAACTTGCGTGTTTCGCGAATGAGCGGATGACCATCTCCATATCTGTCCGCACCCCGGATCCACTCGATCACCATAGAAGAATCCCCCTCAACGTACACCCActacaaaaaaatattaatttgccGACTCTTCCCCGCCGACGCTAtcaaaaagcgtcggcgaatttcgAGCGGGGGTCGAAACTCGACGACGCTTTTTGATAGGGTCGGGTGAAATTTAGagacgacgacgctttaaagcgtcatcGGAGGCCAAAAGGGGCCCAACTTCCCCGATCCCTCCTTCA
Above is a genomic segment from Phoenix dactylifera cultivar Barhee BC4 chromosome 2, palm_55x_up_171113_PBpolish2nd_filt_p, whole genome shotgun sequence containing:
- the LOC103697092 gene encoding gibberellin 20 oxidase 1-D-like, encoding MVVPSVATPEARPDTPEPRLMSSSAQQTPPPLVFDAAILSQRPDIPVQFVWPEEDKPTPDAAEELTVPLIDLGGFLSGDPAATAEVSRRVGEACERHGFFQVVNHGIPSALLSEVHSCVEAFFSMPLSEKQRAQRKPGESCGYASSFTGRFANRLPWKETLSFRFSPSPLSPNIVQDYFVHTLGEDFRHFGTIYQNYCEAMSRLSLEIMEVLGMSLGVGRAHFREFFQGNDSIMRLNYYPRCQKPELVLGTGPHCDPTSLTILHQDDVGGLQVFTDGKWRTISPKLNAFVVNIGDTFMALSNGRYKSCLHRAVVNSKVARKSLAFFLCPEMNKIVRPPEGLVNAGHPRAYPDFTWSTLLEFTQKHYRADMKTLDAFTKWILQAEGTAPQ